In Zingiber officinale cultivar Zhangliang chromosome 6A, Zo_v1.1, whole genome shotgun sequence, a single genomic region encodes these proteins:
- the LOC121994283 gene encoding RING-H2 finger protein ATL80-like, whose product MTSPLRIIQYTGDLTAAEPPASVAVDTDLIVIITSLLCALVCVVGLALVARFASLLRPSPAVAAPESSALLVQAPLAGAGTVNPGITQSILRSLPTLSFGSSSSAGAAAAAKKLAELCAICLAEFMDGDRVRVLPQCGHGFHAVCVDMWLGSHQSCPSCRRILVVPPSNRDCDDGEPSSAGEYSPGVP is encoded by the coding sequence ATGACATCTCCGTTGAGGATTATCCAGTATACCGGCGACCTCACCGCGGCAGAGCCGCCTGCTTCCGTCGCCGTCGACACCGACCTGATCGTGATCATCACTTCCCTCCTCTGCGCCCTCGTCTGCGTCGTCGGCCTCGCCCTCGTCGCCCGCTTCGCCTCACTCCTCCGGCCATCCCCTGCCGTCGCCGCCCCCGAATCCTCCGCCCTGCTCGTCCAAGCGCCGTTGGCGGGGGCGGGGACCGTCAATCCCGGGATCACGCAGAGCATCCTCCGCTCGCTGCCCACGCTCTCGTTCGGCTCTTCCTCCTCCGccggcgccgccgccgccgcgaaGAAGCTGGCGGAGCTCTGCGCCATCTGCCTCGCGGAGTTCATGGACGGCGACCGGGTGAGGGTGCTCCCGCAGTGCGGCCACGGCTTCCACGCGGTGTGCGTCGACATGTGGCTGGGGTCCCACCAGTCCTGCCCCTCTTGCCGCCGGATCCTGGTCGTGCCCCCCTCAAATAGGGACTGCGACGACGGCGAGCCGAGCTCCGCCGGCGAGTACAGTCCCGGCGTCCCGTAG